The following coding sequences lie in one Nitratireductor mangrovi genomic window:
- a CDS encoding NADH-ubiquinone dehydrogenase: MSPYFMPHDTLPDAKEMEAGLERMTRDISGLLPKEMHGAANLMAHPLAASAAMTAFGIGIAGQAFGLWMGTMTGSMEAARRLAEAGLSRDGEDDEPAYKAPRSTRVRMRAAVETLVTDVEHAAEDIAETSARAARDIAEDTVKRVASPRGESVAAKPAPIAKAEPAAKEAEGADAGTSSATDDLKAISGIGPKLEQVLNDRGIRTYVQIAALTKADIAKLDEELGFKGRIERDDWLGQAVRLAGAGK; the protein is encoded by the coding sequence ATGTCACCGTATTTCATGCCCCATGACACGCTGCCGGATGCAAAGGAAATGGAAGCCGGACTTGAAAGGATGACGCGGGATATTTCTGGCCTGCTGCCGAAGGAGATGCACGGTGCCGCAAACCTGATGGCGCATCCCCTCGCGGCCTCGGCGGCGATGACGGCGTTCGGCATCGGCATTGCCGGGCAGGCGTTCGGTTTGTGGATGGGAACCATGACCGGCTCAATGGAGGCCGCCCGGCGCCTGGCCGAAGCGGGGCTTTCGCGCGATGGCGAGGACGACGAACCCGCCTACAAGGCTCCCAGGTCCACGCGGGTGCGCATGCGCGCTGCGGTCGAAACTTTGGTCACGGACGTCGAGCACGCGGCGGAGGACATCGCCGAAACCAGCGCCCGGGCCGCGCGTGACATCGCCGAGGATACGGTGAAGAGGGTTGCCTCGCCGCGTGGGGAATCGGTGGCGGCGAAACCGGCCCCAATCGCGAAGGCCGAACCCGCGGCGAAAGAGGCGGAAGGGGCCGATGCCGGGACCTCTTCGGCAACGGACGATCTCAAGGCGATTTCAGGCATCGGGCCGAAGCTGGAGCAGGTCCTCAACGATCGCGGCATCCGCACTTACGTACAGATCGCGGCTTTGACCAAGGCGGACATCGCGAAGCTCGACGAGGAGCTCGGCTTCAAGGGCCGCATCGAGCGTGACGACTGGCTGGGGCAGGCGGTGCGGCTTGCTGGAGCCGGCAAGTAA
- the nuoG gene encoding NADH-quinone oxidoreductase subunit NuoG: MTILKVDGREIEVPDHYTLLQAAEEAGAEVPRFCFHERLSIAGNCRMCLVEVKGGPPKPAASCAMGVRDLRPGPNGEPPEVFTNTPMVKKAREGVMEFLLINHPLDCPICDQGGECDLQDQAMAFGVDSSRYKENKRAVEDKYIGPLVKTIMTRCIHCTRCVRFTTEVAGISELGLIGRGEDAEITTYLEQAMTSELQGNVIDLCPVGALTSKPYAFQARPWELSKTESIDVMDAVGAAIRLDTRGREVMRILPRVNEAVNEEWISDKTRFVWDGIRTQRLDRPYVRRNGRLEPASWSEAFAAIKAKVEGMSGDRIGAIAGDLATVEEMFALKELMGSLGSPNIDCRQDGAALDPANGRASYIFNPTIEGIEKADALLIVGSNPRFEASVLNTRIRKRWRMGNFPIGVIGNVGDLRYDYEMLGAGAETLKELAGGTGKFFSVLKKAERPMIIVGQGALARSDGATILGLAAKIAGDVKAVSGDWNGFGVLHTAAARVGGLDLGFVPGKAGKKAADMMGALDVLFLLGADEFDMNKIGDAFTVYVGSHGDAGAHRADVILPGATYAEKSGTFVNTEGRVQMTNRAGFAPGEAKEDWAILRALSDVLGKKLPFDSLQQLRAQLYEKYPHFAELDQIASGEAADLSKLAKSGGRLNKSPFVSGVVDFYLTNPIARASAVLAECSAMARSGFKQAAE; the protein is encoded by the coding sequence ATGACGATACTGAAGGTCGACGGCAGGGAAATCGAGGTACCCGACCACTACACGCTGTTGCAGGCGGCGGAGGAGGCGGGAGCCGAGGTGCCGCGCTTCTGTTTCCACGAGCGGCTGTCGATCGCCGGCAATTGCCGCATGTGCCTCGTCGAAGTGAAGGGCGGGCCGCCCAAGCCCGCCGCCTCCTGCGCCATGGGCGTGCGCGATTTGCGCCCGGGCCCCAACGGCGAGCCACCGGAAGTTTTCACCAACACGCCGATGGTGAAGAAGGCGCGCGAGGGGGTGATGGAGTTCCTGCTCATCAACCACCCGCTCGACTGCCCGATATGCGACCAGGGCGGCGAATGCGACCTGCAGGACCAGGCGATGGCCTTCGGTGTCGATTCCTCGCGCTACAAGGAAAACAAGCGCGCCGTCGAGGACAAATATATCGGGCCCCTGGTCAAAACCATCATGACGCGCTGCATCCACTGCACACGCTGCGTGAGGTTCACCACCGAGGTGGCCGGCATTTCCGAACTCGGGCTGATCGGCCGCGGCGAGGATGCCGAGATCACAACCTATCTCGAACAGGCCATGACCTCGGAGCTGCAGGGCAACGTCATCGACCTGTGTCCGGTCGGCGCCCTGACCTCGAAGCCTTACGCCTTCCAGGCGCGGCCTTGGGAGCTTTCAAAGACCGAGTCCATCGACGTCATGGACGCGGTCGGCGCGGCGATCCGGCTCGACACCCGCGGCCGCGAGGTCATGCGTATCCTGCCGCGGGTCAACGAGGCGGTGAACGAGGAGTGGATCTCCGACAAGACCCGCTTCGTGTGGGACGGCATCCGAACCCAGCGGCTCGACCGGCCCTATGTGCGCAGGAACGGGCGCCTTGAGCCAGCTTCGTGGAGTGAGGCCTTCGCTGCGATCAAGGCGAAGGTCGAGGGGATGTCGGGCGACAGAATCGGCGCAATTGCCGGCGATCTGGCCACGGTAGAGGAGATGTTCGCTCTCAAGGAACTGATGGGCTCCCTCGGTTCGCCCAACATCGACTGCCGCCAGGATGGCGCAGCGCTCGATCCCGCCAATGGCCGCGCGAGCTACATCTTCAACCCGACCATCGAAGGCATCGAGAAGGCCGACGCGCTGTTGATTGTCGGCTCCAACCCGCGCTTCGAGGCTTCGGTGCTGAATACTCGTATCCGCAAGCGCTGGCGGATGGGCAATTTCCCGATTGGCGTCATCGGCAACGTCGGCGATCTGCGCTACGACTACGAGATGCTGGGCGCCGGGGCGGAGACGCTCAAGGAACTCGCCGGCGGCACGGGCAAGTTCTTCTCGGTGCTGAAGAAGGCCGAACGCCCTATGATCATCGTCGGGCAGGGCGCGCTGGCCCGCTCCGATGGTGCCACGATCCTTGGCCTCGCAGCCAAGATTGCCGGCGACGTGAAAGCCGTCAGCGGCGACTGGAATGGTTTCGGGGTGCTGCATACGGCAGCGGCGCGTGTTGGCGGGCTCGATCTCGGCTTCGTGCCGGGCAAAGCCGGCAAGAAGGCTGCGGACATGATGGGCGCGCTCGACGTGCTTTTCCTGCTCGGCGCCGATGAGTTCGACATGAACAAGATCGGCGACGCCTTCACCGTCTATGTCGGCAGCCATGGCGATGCCGGCGCGCACCGCGCCGATGTCATCCTGCCGGGCGCGACCTATGCCGAAAAGTCAGGCACCTTTGTCAACACCGAGGGCCGTGTACAAATGACCAACCGCGCCGGCTTCGCGCCTGGCGAGGCCAAGGAGGACTGGGCGATCCTGCGGGCGTTGTCGGACGTGCTGGGCAAGAAACTGCCTTTCGATTCGCTGCAGCAGCTGCGGGCGCAGCTTTACGAGAAATATC
- the nuoF gene encoding NADH-quinone oxidoreductase subunit NuoF has translation MLADKDRIFTNIYGRFDTSLKGAMARGHWDNTKGLIEKGRDWIISEMKDSGLRGRGGAGFPTGLKWSFMPKQSDGRPHYLVVNADESEPGTCKDRDIMRHDPHTLVEGCLIAGFAMGAHAAYIYVRGEFIREREALQRAIDEAYDAGLLGRNNKNGWDFDVYVHHGAGAYICGEETALLESLEGKKGQPRLKPPFPANVGLYGCPTTVNNVESIAVAPTILRRGAAWFSSFGRQNNAGTKLFCISGHVNNPCTVEEAMSIPFRELIEEHCGGIRGGWDNLLAVIPGGSSVPLVPADQIADTPMDFDALRDLKSGLGTAAVIVMDKSTDIVKAIARLSYFYKHESCGQCTPCREGTGWMWRVMERLVRGEAQKREIDMLLDVTKQVEGHTICALGDAAAWPIQGLVRHFRPEIERRIDEFTRNAHRAHPALVAAE, from the coding sequence ATGCTCGCCGACAAGGACCGCATCTTCACCAACATCTACGGTCGCTTCGACACCTCGTTGAAGGGCGCTATGGCGCGCGGCCACTGGGACAACACCAAGGGGCTGATCGAGAAGGGCCGCGACTGGATCATAAGCGAGATGAAGGATTCCGGCCTGCGCGGGCGCGGTGGCGCAGGCTTCCCGACCGGGCTGAAATGGTCCTTCATGCCCAAGCAGTCGGACGGGCGCCCGCATTATCTCGTCGTCAACGCCGACGAATCCGAGCCCGGCACCTGCAAGGATCGCGACATCATGCGCCACGACCCGCACACCCTGGTCGAGGGCTGCCTGATCGCCGGCTTCGCCATGGGCGCGCACGCGGCCTACATCTATGTCCGCGGCGAGTTCATCCGCGAGCGCGAGGCGCTGCAGCGCGCCATCGACGAGGCCTATGACGCCGGCCTCCTGGGCAGGAACAACAAGAATGGCTGGGATTTCGACGTCTATGTCCATCACGGCGCCGGCGCCTATATCTGCGGCGAGGAGACGGCACTGCTCGAGAGCCTCGAAGGCAAGAAAGGCCAGCCGCGGCTGAAGCCGCCGTTCCCCGCCAATGTCGGGCTCTATGGCTGCCCGACGACGGTCAACAATGTCGAATCGATTGCTGTCGCGCCGACCATCCTGCGCCGCGGCGCCGCGTGGTTCTCCTCCTTCGGCCGCCAGAACAATGCCGGCACCAAGCTTTTCTGCATCTCCGGTCACGTGAACAACCCGTGTACAGTCGAGGAGGCGATGTCGATCCCCTTCCGCGAACTGATCGAGGAGCATTGCGGCGGCATCCGCGGCGGCTGGGACAATCTGCTCGCCGTCATTCCCGGCGGCTCCTCGGTGCCGCTGGTGCCGGCGGACCAGATTGCCGATACGCCGATGGATTTCGACGCACTGCGCGACCTGAAGTCGGGTCTCGGCACCGCAGCGGTCATCGTCATGGACAAGTCGACCGACATCGTGAAGGCGATCGCGCGGCTTTCCTATTTCTACAAGCACGAAAGCTGCGGCCAGTGCACGCCGTGCCGCGAGGGCACCGGCTGGATGTGGCGCGTGATGGAACGCCTGGTGCGCGGCGAGGCGCAGAAGCGCGAGATCGACATGCTGCTCGATGTCACCAAGCAGGTCGAGGGCCATACGATCTGTGCGCTGGGCGACGCCGCGGCGTGGCCGATTCAGGGGCTGGTGCGGCATTTCCGCCCCGAGATCGAACGCCGCATCGACGAGTTCACCCGCAACGCCCACCGCGCCCACCCGGCGCTGGTGGCGGCGGAATAG